The Aspergillus luchuensis IFO 4308 DNA, chromosome 6, nearly complete sequence genome segment AACTAAACAACATTATGTTTGCTGGAAGTTGTTGAAATAGTGAAGCTCTAGCTAGGACGCCCTAGCTTAGTAGCAAACCTGATTCGACTTATAGAAGCAACTTCATTTGTGGAATCCAGTACATTGAGAGAGGAGCGCGACAATGCTGCGATGGGAGTAAAGTAAATTCCCAGGATTACAACAAGACCCATTGAGTGGTAAGGTACAAGAAGAACCAATGAAACGAAATCGATGCAAGAACTGGATGAACCACTAATCCCGTTGCCAGCTTTCTGCTGTTTGCTTCAACACCTTTCAATATCCATACCACCACTCCATCCCTCGTCGAGCCAACAGATTCTTGTCGCTGCACGCCATCATGGACAGCTGCCCTGCACTATGAATTGGTGCAAGTGGTCTAGGAGGAGTAGGCAGCTTCTGCCGAAGTAAAGGCATTGTCAAGATTAGTCTTGAATGAGGTCACCTCGTCACTGAGAGAAGCGGGTCCGTTCGTTGTCAAGGCGTCAGCGAAATTGTCGAAGGCCGTGTTGAGAGATTGGAGATCGCCAAGAATCAGACTTGCTCCACCTGGAACACTTGACCAAGCAGTTGCTTGATTTTCAATGGCACTTAATACGCCCAAAAGGCTTCCCATTACCGCTTGGATGTCCGCAAGAATAGCGGCTCCAGATTCATCATCCAAGGATCCGGCGCTGTTCGTATCGGTAGTAGCATCATTTACTGAAGAAACAAGATTCTCCAAATCGTCGTGGATGGCCACAGCTCCGGCTAAGCCACTAGAGGGGAAAGTATTAACGTCTTGCTAAGAGTCGAGATGCCCGGGGCAATTCTTTGGTTTACATCGTACTCGACCGTGATTGCGTCGCGACGAAGGATAGGGGTACCGGCAGCAGTTAAAGCCAGAGTGAGAAGTTTGGCGATAAGTACCATCTTTGTTATAGAAAGTTGATGAAGTATAATAGTGCTAAGGTTGTGACAGCCAGGAGTATGGAAGTATGGCTTCCGAGGACATTATTGAGGGCTACCTAGGCTCTATTTATGATGCGATGGGTGAATAAGTGTAATACCGGAATGTAAGGCAGGTAAGGATCAAGCATACATAGCACAGCTAGCGCCATTCTGTATACTCAAATTCACCTTTGCCTGGTACCTATACCATTCCACGTATTGGGTGCCCATACTCTTACAGGATAAACACTGACTCTGGAGAGGCTTACATTCTCCAGTCTCCGTGAGACATGCTAGGCCCGGAATCTATCTAAGCAAGGGGCGCATGTACATGGAGCGAGAGAAATGATACAGCATGCCACTGGCAGTAGCGGAACAGCTTGAATATACATAGAGTGGGTCGATCGGCCACGCTCATGCCCTAGTCCACATTCCTAGTCCACATCCTTTGAGGTGTTATGTGTCCCCAGATCAACAGGTTATGCATATTGCCAGCTCCTACCAGGAAAAGATTTGGTTTGACTGGTGATGATTAAATTATCAGAATAACAACCTCAAAAAGACGAAATGTCTTCTTAAAACACATTCTTGACAAACCCTCATACATAATAAAGCTGGAAATATGTTGATAGAGATATTGAGGCTAGTGACTTGTACGAGATTCCTTCTGTCCTggaaatataagaatacttTGATAGCTTTGGTCTGTCAGCGGCAATAATGTAATCTACAGTGTGATAAGCCCACATACGGAACCGATTGGCTCTTTTAGAACCCCATGCTGGCTGTGTCGGATAATATTTCCGTTTATCCTTCAACAAACCAATAGAGAGAGGGCTTTCTGCAAAGAGTAGCTCCCCAGTTGCATCAGCTCAGTCTTGCCGTTCtccagaataataatatgggGTAACCCTTTAACTTACCATGTGAGAAGAATGCGATGACGTCCCCATTCGCAGGATTGGTGTCATCCACTCATCGCCTGGTCAACAACTGCATGATGGAAATATAGTAGCTATATTGGGCTTACTTGTACCGGTTACATTGAAGCACTCGTCCGAAGCTGCTCCTACCCACTGACCCTTAGTATAGTTCTCCCAACCAACGGGAAGGACCATTTAAGGAGGAGTCGACAGAACATAGCTCTGAGTTCGTTTATGCAATAGAATTTGGCACAGGTTCAAAGGCATAAAGCAAGTGGAGATGGTCTGAGTGACTATATTAATGATTTATGACCCCATAGTGTCGCCCAAGGACGCCATGTGTACGCAGCAGTACATGAGAAATCCGGCAAGTTACTGCGGAAGTGGCCATTTCGGAAAACGAACCCAAATAATGTCCGAAACCTACTTGTATCCCGGCATTGCTTACTATTCTTCATAACTGAGCGGCATGCGATATTAAATTGAGCCGCAGACACTCCATATCGATAAACACGTCCTCAAACCCAGCCATGCATGCCTAGATAGCGGACTGATTCCCGTCCCACAGCATGGAGGGTATGCAAACGCCACAATAGCCGTGACCTGAGATTCGAAAGCGCCTCTTCGCTTGGCGTTGGTGAATAAGTACCTTCGTCGAT includes the following:
- a CDS encoding uncharacterized protein (COG:S;~EggNog:ENOG410PXVK;~InterPro:IPR021054;~PFAM:PF12296;~SECRETED:SignalP(1-16)), which encodes MVLIAKLLTLALTAAGTPILRRDAITVDGLAGAVAIHDDLENLVSSVNDATTDTNSAGSLDDESGAAILADIQAVMGSLLGVLSAIENQATAWSSVPGGASLILGDLQSLNTAFDNFADALTTNGPASLSDEVTSFKTNLDNAFTSAEAAYSS